TACAAATGTTGCACAACAAAGGGCCACAACCATGTCTGGCCTgttgttaggtgctgtacaaacacacgaCAGTCCCTGTACATTTGTAAGAACTGACTTATTTTCATCCTTCCTTCTTACTTAGGAATCGGTAGAGCCCTGAGCACAGGGTATTGCCGACTCTGCCATGGGAAGTTTTCCTCCCGGAGCTTGCGGAATGCTTTCGGGAAGGTCCCTGTAACAGGAGAGAACTCAGAGAAGCAGCGACGTGTGGATCAAGTGTTCTTCACAGATTTTCAGCGACTGGTCGGGGTAGCAGTCCGACAAGATCCTGCTCTGCCGCAATATGTCTGCAAGAAATGCCATGCCCAGTTTTACAAATGTCGCAGCATCCTCAAAACATTTATTCAGAGGGTGAATGCGTCTCCCACAGGCCATATAAAGTCAAAAGGAAAGTATGTGTTGAGCTTTTTTATTCCCGTTCATTTTTTAAGTCATAAATTTCTGTATATTTGTATATGTTAGTTTACTTGTGGAATTTCCAGGCACTGAACTCCCTGGACAGTATGTATTTTTAGCAGCTGTAAACAGCTAATGGCTGAATCTGTTTTCTCTGTAGACAGCATGTGATCCTTTAGCTGCTACTGCCACGTTTAGATACCTTAGTGTTGTTACTGCCCTGTCTCTAGCTGCTACTGTGTTCCTGACTTGCTGTCTCCCTGGAAGAGATTCTTCATGTGCTGCTTTGTCTTGTGTGTAGGAGCGGTGATGTGCAGCCACAGCCAGATACAGAAGCCCCCTGTTTGGGTAAGCGCAGTACAGAATTACTTGgaactattttttgtttgttctgtgatACTGTCGAAGAAGGGTTTGGGGTTTTCGACTGGACACTCAGAGGAGACGCCATTAACTTGAAATCTGGTCATTTAAAGAAGTTCCCTTCAGTTTGTTCCTTTAGTGCATttgacagttgtgtgtgtctAGCCAGTGTCACTTCTTCGTGGTCCTTTGTACTTCCTGGGTCGTGCAGTGCTCTGGGATCTCGCCTGTTCACTCTCCTAGCAGGTTCCACACAAGGGGGTTTCCAGGAGTGGCATCAGCTGAAGAGGCAGCAAGgcgcacagagaggggaagagggctGGGACTGAGTATATCTCATCACGTTCTTGGGCCTGCCCAAAAGCCCCTCAAAGCCAGCAGAGAAGCAGAAAACAGCTTTGTAGTATTCCTGATTTAtcaggttattttttaaaaccagtccATTAAATTCCAGTTGAtgcattcttttaaaaagtgcttttggGTCCTCTGCCTGCCTGAGCTTCCCCATCAACTCTGGATGTTTTCTAGCCACACTCTTCAGATGTTTTTAAATGGTTCAGCTTAGCTGTTGGGCATGGCATAAAGAGGCAGATAGATACCAGAGCAACCCATCACCATGCTATGCAAGTGGGGGTAAGCACCGTCCAACAGCCTGGTACTGCCAAAGCGACTAACTGCTTGCATGCTCTTCTTTCCCCTTTGAACAGTAGACCTGATCACATCCAGCCCCCAGTGCCTGCATAATTTGGTTACGTGGACCCACAACCATGCGGGGAACTGCCAGTCTGTGCCAAGCCTGCAGAGTGTGTTATCTTCCGAGTACTGTGGGATAATTCGAGCCGTGTGGGGCTGTGGAGATGGGCATGACTATGTTATGGATACAGATTCTGATTGCAGCACAGTGCTTGTCGATAATGCCTTGTCTGTTACGTGGGAATGGAACAAGAGCACAGCACAGCGTTTGACTGACAACGGGGCAAGTGCAGACAATGCTggggctgcttctgctcccaggcCCCAGCTTGCCCCAGCAAGGACAGTCACTTGCGAGCAGCCAGTAAACAAAGGGACCACATCAGAGCCACTAAGCGCAGAGAATCAGTTGCCACAGAGCAGGAATTCATCTCATTCACAACAGGACagtccagtcccttcccaggagaAAAGTCTGCCCCAGTCAGCCTCTCCACTGAGCAGTCCCCCAGGTAAGAGGTTTGCCTAAAAAGTGACCTCCAACAGTATGGGGAAGGTGAAGGCCCTTTTCCCCAGACCCGGAGGCTGGGTCCATGCAGAACTTTCTGACAGTGCTATCACCTCTGGAATGGGTGGTCCTCCAGGATGGCATAGACAGCAATCGAAAGCACCTAAAACTCAGTCCATGTTGATGTTAGAAACTGAGCTTTGCAGAAAAGGAAGTGTACTTAAAAATAAACCGTGGAAGCTGGgctctgagcacagggctgggggccagAAGCACCTAGATTCAAATTGTGGCTTTGCCACGGACTTGCTCTGTGGCCTTGATCAAGTCATTTTGCCTCTTTGTGCccaagtttccccatctgttgaTGGGGATGAGACCTGCTTCTGCCCCAGTGGAGATTCCAGATGAAAAGTGCAGAGTGAGCGAAATGGGCCTTGGTGGGGAGGACGGCTCCTCTGCAATCTGGGAGCGCTCTGTATGTGTTTCCCAGGCTGTTCCATGAATCGTGTGCAGGTGTTTCAGAGAGAACCATTTGTACAGTTCAGTGCAGTTGTTAGCTCTTCGTTCCTGTGCTACACTACCATAGTTTCCCTCattgttaataaataaaaaggtgggTCACTGGGTGGATGGCCTTGCCTCCTCCCTCTCCAGCACCACAGCAGGTGTGTGGTGAACCAGGGAGCGCCTGGTCACTGCCCTCAGACATTCATGGGGAACTTTCCAGCATGATTCCAGCAGTGGACCAGTAAGTACTTAGTGTTAAGAGAGCTGCTTCCATTCACCCTGTAGGCCTGATTTGGCACCTTCATCTCTTGTCCCTTCTCAAGGTGACATGTGTGACACCACTAGGGATTATCTCCTGACTTTAAACAGGTGGGTTTGGGTGACTCCACCTTGTGTTCTGGATCATGCATCTGAAAAAGGCGTGAGTGAGACTTCCTGGGGCTGACAAGAGGAAGTGTAATTGAAAGCTGCTTAGTCTCAGATATATTACAACTACAAATCAGAAACTGGTATGGGTCAGAACCAAGGGTGTTTACATGGGCATTTGGGCAAAAAGGATCCATAACAGTTCCTAGAGTATAGGAGGTGAAGGCCCTAGGTCTTATAAAGCTCTGCAGTCGCATATGTGGTTAACCCATCCTCAAAGAGAGTGTACGTAGCCAGCTGCTATGAGTGAATTCTTCAATGTTTGCTGGTTTCTTTTAGCTGCTTTTTGTTTGTAATATGCAGCGTTCTCCTTTATTTCCTAGGACAGTTGAGTGGGAAGCAGATTCTGTCTTCAACATCGGATGAGCGGGTAAAAGACGAGTTCAGTGACCTTTCTGAGGGGTGAGAGAAGAGTGGGTTTAAAATAGCCTAAATGTTCTTTGCAAGCATGAAAATGGTCAGCTGAGGGGATCTCATTCTCCAGTGTGACCTGGTCATGGGAGACCCCCTTCCTCCCTTGGACCCAGCATCTGACACAGACTGCTT
The genomic region above belongs to Eretmochelys imbricata isolate rEreImb1 chromosome 12, rEreImb1.hap1, whole genome shotgun sequence and contains:
- the ZNF276 gene encoding zinc finger protein 276 isoform X1; the encoded protein is MGEISVPGPDCGIRNLPETSSVRKLSVQVKCGVCRIGRALSTGYCRLCHGKFSSRSLRNAFGKVPVTGENSEKQRRVDQVFFTDFQRLVGVAVRQDPALPQYVCKKCHAQFYKCRSILKTFIQRVNASPTGHIKSKGKSGDVQPQPDTEAPCLVDLITSSPQCLHNLVTWTHNHAGNCQSVPSLQSVLSSEYCGIIRAVWGCGDGHDYVMDTDSDCSTVLVDNALSVTWEWNKSTAQRLTDNGASADNAGAASAPRPQLAPARTVTCEQPVNKGTTSEPLSAENQLPQSRNSSHSQQDSPVPSQEKSLPQSASPLSSPPGQLSGKQILSSTSDERVKDEFSDLSEGDFLSEDENDKRTLQSSDDSFEPYPEKKGSNKKSENKEAKKAEEPKIRKKPGPKPGWKKKIKCEREELPTIYKCPYQGCTAVYRGADGMKKHIKEHHEEVRERPCPHPGCNKVFMIDRYLQRHVKLIHTEVRNYICDECGQTFKQRKHLSVHQMRHSGAKPLQCEICGFQCRQRASLKYHMTKHKAETELEFACDQCGKRFEKAHNLNVHMSMVHPLTQTQDKAKPLEPEQILMLNPSGTVESQAVKPELTAQQEPT
- the ZNF276 gene encoding zinc finger protein 276 isoform X2 produces the protein MGEISVPGPDCGIRNLPETSSVRKLSVQVKCGVCRIGRALSTGYCRLCHGKFSSRSLRNAFGKVPVTGENSEKQRRVDQVFFTDFQRLVGVAVRQDPALPQYVCKKCHAQFYKCRSILKTFIQRVNASPTGHIKSKGKSGDVQPQPDTEAPCLDLITSSPQCLHNLVTWTHNHAGNCQSVPSLQSVLSSEYCGIIRAVWGCGDGHDYVMDTDSDCSTVLVDNALSVTWEWNKSTAQRLTDNGASADNAGAASAPRPQLAPARTVTCEQPVNKGTTSEPLSAENQLPQSRNSSHSQQDSPVPSQEKSLPQSASPLSSPPGQLSGKQILSSTSDERVKDEFSDLSEGDFLSEDENDKRTLQSSDDSFEPYPEKKGSNKKSENKEAKKAEEPKIRKKPGPKPGWKKKIKCEREELPTIYKCPYQGCTAVYRGADGMKKHIKEHHEEVRERPCPHPGCNKVFMIDRYLQRHVKLIHTEVRNYICDECGQTFKQRKHLSVHQMRHSGAKPLQCEICGFQCRQRASLKYHMTKHKAETELEFACDQCGKRFEKAHNLNVHMSMVHPLTQTQDKAKPLEPEQILMLNPSGTVESQAVKPELTAQQEPT